A stretch of Lactuca sativa cultivar Salinas chromosome 6, Lsat_Salinas_v11, whole genome shotgun sequence DNA encodes these proteins:
- the LOC111905118 gene encoding phospholipase A1-Ibeta2, chloroplastic — MMQIGATLPANNFNMFQARSSTTGGFSYGSLLNTSARGCSTKSMMKTTTVSTTSSTRQHLSNLDKLLGTEPKVILNEPEVVQEEISDNGALDNRGKGLLGGLNLSQIWPENKVAEEMSPRHLNRLRRLLSKNGIEYSPRNSLASRWREYHGSNNWSGLLDPLDENLRREMIRYGEFIQAAYHCFHSDPAMSADESPSPRHVALPDKSYRVTKNLYATSSVGLPKWVDKLAPGLDWMSQRSSCIGYVAVCDDQREISRMGRRDIVISLRGTATCLEWVENMRDLLVQVPGEKNPSYGQPKVECGFLSLHKTTGAHVPSLADSVVEEIKRLIELYKGETLSITVTGHSLGAALALLVADDLSTHVKDVPPIAVYSFGGPRVGNRGFAKRLSSKNVKVLRIVNSQDLITRVPGMFVSEELDKKLRESCVANKVLNMLDNNMPWAYAHVGTELRVDTKKSPYLKPDADVACCHDLEAYLHLVDGFLASNCPFRANAKRSLAKLVLEQNTNMKKLYTSKAQGLKLNLERDIQMSTCLPSPSQ, encoded by the coding sequence ATGATGCAGATCGGAGCAACTCTTCCGGCGAACAATTTTAACATGTTTCAGGCGAGAAGCTCCACTACCGGTGGCTTCAGTTATGGATCACTGTTGAACACTTCAGCAAGAGGTTGTTCTACAAAGAGCATGATGAAAACCACCACCGTGTCGACCACCAGTTCAACCCGGCAACACCTCTCTAATCTTGACAAACTGCTGGGTACAGAACCTAAGGTGATTCTAAACGAGCCGGAAGTGGTTCAGGAGGAGATTTCTGATAATGGGGCGTTGGATAATAGAGGAAAAGGTCTCTTGGGAGGGCTGAATCTGAGTCAGATTTGGCCGGAAAACAAAGTGGCGGAGGAGATGTCTCCGCGGCATCTCAACCGCTTGCGGCGGCTGTTGTCTAAAAACGGTATTGAGTATTCTCCCCGGAATAGTTTAGCTTCCCGGTGGAGGGAGTATCACGGGAGCAATAACTGGTCCGGTTTACTTGACCCGCTTGATGAAAATCTCCGGCGAGAGATGATCCGATACGGCGAGTTTATTCAAGCTGCTTACCATTGTTTTCATTCTGATCCCGCCATGTCAGCAGACGAATCTCCATCCCCACGCCACGTGGCTTTGCCTGACAAGTCTTACCGAGTCACCAAGAATCTTTACGCAACCTCGTCTGTTGGGTTGCCGAAGTGGGTGGACAAGCTGGCACCAGGGCTTGATTGGATGAGTCAGCGGAGTAGTTGTATTGGTTACGTGGCAGTTTGTGATGATCAAAGAGAGATATCACGTATGGGAAGGAGGGATATAGTGATATCTCTTCGTGGGACTGCCACGTGTCTTGAATGGGTTGAAAACATGCGGGACCTACTCGTTCAAGTACCTGGAGAAAAAAACCCTAGTTACGGGCAACCAAAAGTCGAATGCGGGTTTTTAAGCCTGCATAAAACTACTGGCGCCCATGTTCCTAGTCTTGCTGACTCGGTAGTCGAAGAAATTAAAAGATTGATAGAGTTATATAAAGGTGAAACCCTTAGCATTACGGTGACAGGTCATAGTCTTGGTGCAGCTTtagcactattggtggccgatGACTTAAGCACTCATGTGAAAGACGTGCCACCAATAGCTGTCTACAGCTTTGGAGGCCCTCGTGTTGGAAACCGTGGCTTTGCAAAACGTTTGAGTTCCAAAAACGTGAAAGTGCTACGAATTGTGAACTCTCAAGATCTCATCACCCGTGTCCCGGGAATGTTTGTAAGTGAAGAGCTAGATAAAAAGCTAAGAGAGTCATGTGTTGCTAACAAGGTGTTGAACATGCTTGATAACAACATGCCATGGGCATATGCACATGTTGGGACAGAACTCAGAGTTGACACCAAAAAATCTCCTTACTTGAAACCAGATGCTGATGTGGCATGTTGTCATGACTTGGAAGCATATTTGCACTTGGTGGATGGTTTTTTGGCATCGAATTGTCCATTTAGGGCAAATGCGAAGAGAAGCTTGGCGAAATTGGTTCTTGAacaaaacacaaatatgaagaagTTGTATACAAGCAAGGCACAAGGTCTAAAGTTAAATCTTGAAAGAGATATACAAATGTCGACTTGTTTGCCGAGTCCATCTCAATAA